A genome region from Glutamicibacter arilaitensis Re117 includes the following:
- a CDS encoding glycosyltransferase family 2 protein: MKSKMTLIPGRISVVIPAYNQEAYICDALSSLVRQKLGRWELEVLVVDDASEDQTAALVRSHQDQLPGLKLISLTENAGVSAARNAGLEQATGEYFTFLDPDDWYSPEHLETLAESLTELHVDFVRCDHVRVTGTNRVIHRAPQALRGMPLHPADDIEPIDSPSMVDYAFVWAGMYRTELMSTRGLMYFDAQLHSAEDRLWLWKLHLNTERYAVVSSPGVFYRRGLPGSLTQVFDHRQLGFIQAYSQILTEVRLHPDADRHLPKAMRQFFAIVCHHEKRAKNYPPEVRLEMKQKLRQVFTTIDAPMARQVALEMDVARRRHILSFLQPGQIGAAK; encoded by the coding sequence GTGAAGAGCAAAATGACTTTGATCCCCGGGCGCATTTCCGTGGTTATCCCCGCCTATAACCAAGAAGCATATATTTGTGACGCCCTGTCATCACTAGTCCGGCAGAAGCTGGGACGCTGGGAGCTTGAAGTGCTCGTCGTCGACGACGCTTCTGAAGACCAGACCGCGGCCCTGGTCCGCAGCCACCAGGACCAGCTGCCTGGCCTGAAGCTGATTTCACTGACTGAGAATGCCGGTGTCTCGGCTGCCCGCAACGCCGGCTTGGAGCAGGCCACCGGCGAATACTTCACCTTCCTCGATCCAGATGACTGGTACTCCCCCGAGCACCTGGAAACGCTGGCCGAATCCTTGACGGAACTGCACGTGGACTTCGTGCGTTGCGATCATGTGCGGGTCACCGGCACCAACCGGGTCATCCACCGCGCCCCGCAGGCCTTGCGAGGCATGCCCCTGCATCCGGCCGATGACATTGAGCCGATCGATTCTCCCTCCATGGTGGACTACGCCTTTGTCTGGGCCGGGATGTACCGCACCGAGCTGATGAGCACCCGCGGGCTGATGTACTTCGATGCGCAGCTGCACAGTGCCGAGGATCGCCTGTGGCTGTGGAAGCTGCATCTGAATACCGAACGCTATGCCGTGGTCTCCTCGCCCGGGGTGTTCTACCGCCGTGGACTGCCAGGCTCGCTGACCCAGGTCTTCGACCATCGGCAGCTTGGATTCATTCAGGCCTACTCGCAAATCCTCACCGAAGTGCGCCTGCACCCGGACGCAGATCGCCACCTGCCCAAGGCGATGCGCCAGTTCTTCGCCATCGTGTGCCACCACGAGAAGCGCGCGAAGAACTACCCGCCTGAGGTCCGCCTGGAAATGAAGCAGAAGCTGCGCCAGGTCTTCACCACCATTGATGCCCCGATGGCCCGCCAAGTCGCCCTCGAGATGGACGTTGCCCGCCGCCGCCATATTCTCTCCTTCCTCCAGCCAGGCCAGATAGGGGCTGCCAAGTGA
- a CDS encoding N-acetylneuraminate synthase family protein — MTSMTTDIKPVAIGESLLGAGQQVYVIGEIGINHNGDIEIAKQLIDVSAAAGANAVKFQKRTPEISTPMDMRDKIRSTPWGDMTYLDYRYRVEFDQAQYKELISYAASKGLHAFASPWDVPSVEFMEEQGAVTHKVASASVTDIELLKALAQTGKPIILSTGMSTIEQIDKAVETLGTSNLVMMHATSTYPLPPEEANLRMVETLRDRYQVPVGYSGHERGLQISLAAVALGAVTVERHITLDRTMWGSDQASSLEPKGFESLIRDIRILEQAMGDGVKKVFPGELAPLSRLRRVDA; from the coding sequence ATGACCTCCATGACTACTGACATCAAGCCAGTTGCAATCGGCGAATCGCTGCTCGGCGCAGGCCAGCAGGTCTATGTCATCGGCGAGATCGGCATCAACCACAATGGCGACATCGAGATTGCCAAGCAGCTGATCGACGTTTCGGCTGCTGCCGGCGCCAACGCAGTGAAGTTCCAGAAGCGCACCCCGGAAATCTCCACCCCGATGGACATGCGCGACAAGATCCGCTCCACCCCATGGGGCGACATGACCTACCTGGACTACCGCTACCGCGTCGAGTTCGACCAGGCCCAGTACAAAGAACTCATCTCCTACGCAGCTTCCAAGGGCCTGCACGCCTTCGCTTCGCCATGGGACGTTCCATCGGTTGAGTTCATGGAAGAACAGGGCGCAGTCACCCACAAGGTCGCTTCCGCATCGGTCACCGACATCGAGCTGCTCAAGGCTCTGGCCCAGACCGGCAAGCCAATCATCTTGTCCACCGGAATGTCCACCATCGAGCAGATCGACAAGGCCGTGGAAACCCTGGGCACCTCCAACCTGGTGATGATGCACGCAACTTCCACCTACCCGCTGCCTCCTGAGGAGGCCAACCTGCGCATGGTCGAGACCCTGCGCGACCGCTACCAGGTCCCAGTGGGCTACTCGGGCCACGAGCGCGGCCTGCAGATCTCGCTGGCTGCTGTCGCCCTGGGCGCAGTGACCGTCGAGCGCCACATCACCCTGGACCGCACCATGTGGGGCTCGGACCAGGCATCGTCCCTGGAGCCAAAGGGCTTCGAGTCGCTGATCCGCGACATCCGCATCCTGGAGCAGGCCATGGGTGACGGCGTGAAGAAGGTCTTCCCAGGCGAGCTGGCACCGCTGAGCCGCCTGCGCCGCGTCGACGCCTAA